One Opitutales bacterium DNA segment encodes these proteins:
- a CDS encoding HNH endonuclease, translating into MIRRQRVMLELGFRLRGVVVGRFTQHKRTAPGKSVRLVQLTERQQYARKIRSSGAWQKLQARKLQEDPLCCDPFGNHDRHEPAQQVHHIEPIVERPDLALDWDNLASVCTECHGRLNAMERSGKPTHHLFADTGGGVESLIPPALDRMANSKKSVSEFHKGNP; encoded by the coding sequence ATGATTCGCAGGCAGCGTGTCATGCTGGAACTGGGATTCCGATTGCGGGGGGTTGTTGTGGGTAGATTCACCCAGCACAAACGAACTGCACCCGGAAAATCGGTACGCTTGGTTCAGCTCACCGAGCGCCAGCAGTATGCTCGGAAGATCCGCTCTTCGGGAGCATGGCAGAAACTACAGGCGCGCAAGCTCCAAGAGGATCCACTTTGCTGCGATCCGTTCGGCAATCATGACCGGCATGAGCCTGCGCAACAGGTCCACCACATCGAACCAATCGTCGAACGTCCGGACCTCGCACTCGACTGGGACAATCTCGCGTCAGTCTGCACCGAATGTCATGGTCGACTCAACGCGATGGAGCGATCGGGCAAGCCAACACATCATCTTTTCGCCGATACGGGGGGCGGGGTCGAATCTCTTATACCTCCTGCTCTAGACCGTATGGCTAACTCGAAAAAAAGTGTGTCAGAATTTCACAAGGGTAACCCATGA
- a CDS encoding phage integrase SAM-like domain-containing protein: MIDPTEIRIASMRGGDLPSFRDWDGRSAKKPYGWDWLMPQPDGRSKRMRKGFATKREKQDFFKAFRDQWRLNMSAMISFDPDLYRQALEARDILGKVSIIEAANYYATERPDRNSMSFGELCEEFLARTERRKNKGLTHMTKHLERAKMFIEPSMQIAQIQRSDCQMFIDYLMESPNSRTGEPVGSVTIHNHAATLTGCFNYAIKYHEALIKNPASHLELPPRKMKPPITMDAADVERLFRANEHKDPSFCGLMALCFFGGIRVSMLYLDKGEAATGAMDGSEIKFDTKRLIFRAEQMKQGKEHLAEGLPDNLWGWCKLIDPNDWGMTRRQFYVRRERFEKRAKIKIPHNSPRKSFGTYYSTLEGDNRRASQIMSDSTDSIFLKHYKADNRSRDEAKRFFGIIRHVDSHNDYPRVSSGAS, from the coding sequence ATGATCGACCCAACCGAAATTCGCATCGCATCTATGCGCGGCGGCGACCTGCCCAGTTTTCGAGACTGGGACGGACGTTCGGCAAAAAAGCCGTACGGGTGGGACTGGTTGATGCCACAGCCGGACGGTAGATCGAAGCGAATGCGTAAGGGATTTGCGACCAAAAGAGAGAAGCAAGACTTCTTCAAAGCATTCCGGGATCAGTGGCGTTTAAATATGTCTGCTATGATCTCATTTGATCCCGATCTTTACAGGCAGGCTCTAGAAGCAAGGGATATTCTGGGTAAAGTCTCAATCATTGAAGCCGCCAATTATTACGCCACAGAGAGGCCCGATAGAAACTCAATGAGCTTCGGTGAGTTGTGTGAGGAATTTCTAGCGCGGACTGAGCGGAGAAAAAACAAAGGGTTGACGCACATGACTAAACACCTTGAGCGAGCGAAGATGTTCATCGAGCCGAGCATGCAGATTGCCCAGATACAGCGTTCGGATTGCCAGATGTTCATCGACTATTTGATGGAGTCTCCAAATTCGCGCACTGGTGAACCGGTTGGCTCGGTCACAATTCACAATCACGCTGCTACCCTCACAGGGTGCTTTAATTACGCTATTAAGTATCACGAAGCCTTGATCAAGAACCCTGCGTCCCACCTTGAGCTACCGCCGCGCAAAATGAAGCCCCCAATCACAATGGATGCTGCGGATGTTGAAAGGCTTTTTAGGGCAAACGAACATAAAGACCCCTCATTCTGTGGACTCATGGCCCTATGCTTTTTTGGAGGTATCCGAGTATCAATGCTATATCTTGACAAGGGCGAGGCCGCCACCGGGGCGATGGATGGATCAGAGATAAAGTTTGATACCAAGCGCCTGATTTTCAGAGCCGAGCAAATGAAGCAAGGCAAAGAGCACCTTGCTGAAGGACTCCCAGATAACCTTTGGGGGTGGTGCAAGCTGATTGATCCGAATGACTGGGGTATGACGCGGCGTCAGTTCTATGTGAGGCGTGAGCGTTTCGAGAAAAGAGCTAAAATCAAGATCCCGCATAATTCGCCGAGGAAGTCTTTTGGAACCTATTACAGTACGCTTGAGGGAGATAATCGCAGAGCTTCTCAGATCATGTCCGACTCAACCGACAGCATATTCTTGAAGCACTACA